In the Candidatus Palauibacter polyketidifaciens genome, one interval contains:
- a CDS encoding tetratricopeptide repeat protein, producing MVRTGARAATAATLASIFTSAGLFGQECEFDANSAAATASEAIQGLTDAATAADSLEILMEAWEALSADLESENPVVPLLGAQIQIGLGNFRDAVEFLDRYDATSAPECMMHGEAQRYNGWVRLYNQGVTAYSASDNEAALDAFMLANDFKPDLRTYSNAALLQSQMGDNAGAIETYQAALAADIPDADAESLQGAVRGLGDMLVVEGRGDEAIQTYADYLARYPDDVVIQIQYAGVLADQGQTDESSAIYAETLERTDLTYQQWLEVGVGFYNAQNFSDGATAFGRAREGNPYNKEAMENYVNASIQSGRPGPVIALADTLKQWYPYDALAHQLHFQALGRADMNERAMEVMGEEQQLPLSVTFAQMAAAPNGRYIVQLSFTNRSASGTLQITFEFVDAGGQVVREETQTFEADSGGFTFEIQSDVPLAGFRYGTIEG from the coding sequence ATGGTGCGTACTGGCGCGAGGGCGGCGACCGCCGCGACCCTGGCGTCGATCTTCACGTCTGCGGGACTCTTCGGGCAGGAATGCGAGTTCGACGCGAACAGCGCGGCCGCCACGGCTTCCGAAGCGATCCAGGGACTCACCGACGCGGCCACGGCCGCAGACAGCCTGGAGATCCTGATGGAGGCGTGGGAGGCGCTAAGCGCGGATCTGGAGAGCGAGAATCCGGTCGTCCCACTACTGGGCGCGCAGATCCAGATAGGCCTCGGCAACTTCCGGGATGCCGTGGAGTTTCTCGACCGCTACGACGCGACCTCGGCGCCCGAATGCATGATGCACGGCGAGGCACAGCGCTATAACGGCTGGGTCCGGCTCTACAACCAGGGGGTGACGGCCTACAGCGCATCCGACAACGAAGCGGCGCTCGACGCCTTCATGCTCGCGAACGACTTCAAGCCCGACCTCCGCACGTACAGCAATGCGGCGCTCCTGCAGTCACAGATGGGAGACAACGCGGGCGCGATCGAGACGTACCAGGCCGCGCTCGCCGCGGACATTCCCGATGCGGACGCGGAGTCGTTGCAGGGCGCCGTCCGAGGACTCGGCGACATGCTGGTGGTGGAAGGCCGGGGGGACGAGGCCATCCAGACCTACGCCGACTACCTCGCCAGGTACCCCGACGATGTCGTGATCCAGATCCAGTATGCGGGAGTCCTGGCCGATCAGGGGCAGACCGATGAGTCTTCGGCGATCTATGCCGAGACCCTCGAGCGCACCGACCTGACGTACCAGCAGTGGCTCGAAGTGGGGGTGGGGTTCTACAACGCGCAGAACTTCTCGGACGGGGCCACCGCCTTCGGGAGGGCTCGCGAGGGGAATCCCTACAACAAGGAAGCGATGGAGAACTACGTCAACGCTTCCATCCAGTCCGGCCGTCCCGGGCCCGTCATCGCACTCGCGGACACCCTTAAGCAGTGGTATCCGTACGACGCGCTGGCTCACCAGCTGCACTTCCAGGCTCTCGGCCGCGCCGACATGAACGAGCGGGCGATGGAGGTTATGGGGGAGGAGCAGCAGCTGCCGCTCTCCGTCACGTTCGCGCAGATGGCTGCCGCGCCCAACGGCCGGTACATCGTGCAGCTGTCCTTCACGAACCGCTCCGCCTCCGGCACGCTGCAGATCACGTTCGAGTTCGTCGATGCCGGCGGACAGGTCGTCAGGGAGGAGACGCAGACCTTCGAGGCCGACTCCGGCGGCTTCACCTTCGAGATCCAGTCCGACGTGCCCCTGGCCGGGTTCCGGTACGGGACGATCGAGGGCTGA
- a CDS encoding DUF512 domain-containing protein, translated as MIRIASVKPGSIAADLELPAGLAVLEINGKPVRDSLDLLFHQAEPELRVLAERQTGERLLFEIEKPEDEPLGIVPEPDKIRRCTNACPFCFVKGNPKLDKLRAPLYVKDDDYRLSFLHGHYITLTNLRPDDWDRIFEQRLSPLYVSVHATDPAVRLRMLKNPRSANIGEDLDRLAEGRIVVHAQVVLCPEVNDGKHLTRTIEDLYRRGDAIRSLSIVPVGLTSWNAALGGRTLTPGECRAALDDVDAIRERALSERGQGWCYAADEMYLQARLEPPGAAYFDDHELESNGVGAISTLTDRVTGQLEALGPLEGCRVVAVTGTSMGPTMTRLAGRIALRTGAEVSTVAVENTLYGPMVTTAGLLPGADHRNALRDAGDFDVALFSAQALNDGEVFLDDVSLSELQAGFPGRRVEPSADLVDVLSRL; from the coding sequence ATGATTCGAATCGCCAGCGTGAAGCCGGGGTCGATCGCCGCCGACCTCGAACTGCCGGCGGGCCTCGCCGTGCTTGAGATCAACGGCAAGCCCGTTCGAGACAGCCTCGACCTTCTGTTTCATCAGGCGGAACCCGAACTCCGGGTGCTCGCCGAGCGGCAGACCGGCGAGCGGCTTCTCTTCGAGATCGAGAAACCCGAGGACGAACCCCTCGGGATCGTCCCGGAGCCCGACAAGATCCGCCGCTGCACCAACGCGTGCCCGTTCTGCTTCGTGAAGGGAAACCCGAAACTCGACAAGCTTCGGGCGCCCCTCTATGTGAAGGATGACGACTACCGACTGTCCTTCCTCCACGGCCACTACATCACGCTGACGAACCTGCGTCCGGATGACTGGGACCGCATATTCGAACAGCGACTGTCCCCACTCTACGTGAGCGTCCACGCGACGGACCCGGCGGTGCGGCTCCGGATGCTGAAGAACCCCCGGAGCGCGAACATCGGGGAGGATCTCGACCGGCTGGCCGAGGGCCGCATCGTCGTCCACGCCCAGGTCGTCCTCTGTCCGGAGGTGAACGACGGCAAACACCTGACGCGCACGATCGAAGACCTCTATCGCCGCGGCGACGCGATCCGGTCGCTCTCCATCGTCCCGGTGGGCCTCACGTCGTGGAACGCGGCGCTGGGGGGACGGACCCTCACGCCCGGGGAATGTCGCGCGGCGCTCGACGACGTCGACGCGATCCGCGAACGGGCGCTGTCGGAGCGGGGACAGGGATGGTGCTACGCCGCCGACGAGATGTACCTGCAGGCGAGACTCGAACCGCCGGGCGCCGCGTACTTCGACGATCACGAACTCGAGAGCAACGGCGTCGGCGCGATCTCCACCCTGACGGACCGCGTGACCGGACAGTTGGAGGCGCTCGGCCCGTTGGAGGGGTGCAGGGTCGTTGCGGTCACGGGGACGTCAATGGGACCCACGATGACCCGACTCGCGGGCCGCATCGCGCTGCGCACCGGCGCCGAGGTCTCGACGGTCGCGGTCGAGAACACGCTGTACGGGCCGATGGTCACGACGGCCGGCCTGCTGCCGGGCGCGGATCACCGGAACGCGCTCCGCGATGCGGGGGACTTCGACGTGGCCCTCTTCTCCGCGCAGGCGCTGAACGACGGGGAAGTCTTCCTCGACGACGTGAGCCTCTCCGAGCTGCAGGCCGGCTTTCCCGGTCGCCGCGTCGAGCCTTCCGCGGACCTCGTCGATGTCCTTTCGCGGCTCTGA
- the der gene encoding ribosome biogenesis GTPase Der, with amino-acid sequence MHTVAIVGRPNVGKSTLFNRILGRRAAIVAEQPGVTRDRQFAEAEWAGRHFLLVDTGGLVVRPDEHIDLEVRRQAETAIGHADVVIFVVDGRDGVQPVDRHVAQLLRRSALPVIVAANKLDELAEAIEHLDFYELGLGDPTPLAALSGKGSGDLLDRVVAALPESAETEEGDADIRIAVIGRPNVGKSSFVNRLLGEDRVIVHEEAGTTRDAIDTDLVLEDRRIRLIDTAGLRRRARIVDDLEFLGRLRAASAIGRADVCLLLVDTRDGAANQDFRIGHEAWDEGKGLVFVANKWDLIEDRGPTAMAGFERELRERAHYLRWVPIITCSALTGKRVRKAIDLAFEVQQARAQRVPTSEVNEVLRRLVARRQPPQGGRGDVRLLYGSQVAASPPQFVLWSNRPHDLKEHYVRYLVAGFREAWGFEGSPIRIKLRKRSGCE; translated from the coding sequence ATGCACACGGTGGCCATCGTGGGCCGCCCCAACGTCGGCAAATCGACCCTCTTCAACCGGATCCTGGGGCGGCGGGCCGCGATCGTCGCCGAGCAGCCGGGCGTGACGCGGGATCGGCAATTCGCCGAGGCGGAATGGGCGGGACGGCACTTCCTTCTCGTCGATACCGGAGGCCTCGTCGTGCGGCCGGATGAGCACATCGATCTCGAGGTGCGCCGGCAGGCCGAGACCGCAATCGGCCACGCGGACGTCGTCATCTTCGTCGTGGACGGCCGCGACGGCGTCCAGCCCGTGGACCGGCACGTCGCACAGCTCCTGCGCCGCTCCGCGTTGCCCGTGATCGTTGCGGCGAACAAGCTCGACGAACTCGCGGAGGCGATCGAGCACCTCGACTTCTACGAACTCGGCCTCGGCGACCCCACGCCGCTGGCAGCCCTCAGCGGCAAGGGATCGGGGGACCTCCTGGACCGTGTCGTCGCGGCCCTTCCCGAATCCGCGGAGACGGAAGAGGGCGACGCCGACATCCGCATCGCGGTCATCGGGCGCCCCAACGTGGGCAAATCCAGCTTCGTGAATCGTCTCCTCGGGGAAGATCGCGTCATCGTCCACGAGGAGGCGGGGACCACGCGCGACGCGATCGATACGGATCTCGTTCTGGAAGACCGCCGCATCCGTCTCATCGACACGGCCGGCCTCCGCCGCCGGGCGCGCATCGTGGACGACCTCGAATTCCTCGGACGGCTGCGGGCCGCCTCGGCGATCGGCCGGGCCGACGTCTGCCTTCTCCTGGTGGATACGCGGGACGGCGCGGCGAACCAGGATTTCCGGATCGGACACGAGGCGTGGGACGAGGGGAAGGGGCTCGTGTTCGTCGCCAACAAGTGGGACCTGATCGAGGACCGCGGGCCCACGGCGATGGCCGGCTTCGAGCGCGAACTCCGCGAGCGCGCGCACTATCTCCGCTGGGTGCCCATCATCACCTGCTCGGCGTTGACCGGGAAGCGGGTGCGGAAGGCCATCGACCTTGCGTTCGAGGTGCAGCAAGCGCGTGCGCAGCGCGTGCCCACCTCGGAGGTGAACGAGGTCCTTCGGCGACTCGTGGCGCGCCGGCAGCCTCCCCAGGGCGGGCGGGGAGACGTGCGGCTGCTGTACGGCAGTCAGGTGGCGGCGTCCCCGCCGCAGTTCGTACTCTGGTCCAACCGGCCACACGACCTCAAGGAGCACTATGTGAGATACCTCGTCGCCGGCTTTCGGGAGGCCTGGGGATTCGAGGGATCTCCCATTCGGATCAAGCTGAGGAAGCGTTCGGGGTGCGAATGA
- the plsY gene encoding glycerol-3-phosphate 1-O-acyltransferase PlsY has product MTAPLLTIAAYLIGAFPTSYLVGRAYGYDLRREGSGNLGSTNAYRVLGFFPAVGVLVVDLLKGFVPVWFFPMWDGRTGGWVLVYGLAAISGHVWPVYTRFKGGKGVATAAGTMAALVPVAVIVAFFVWVVTVILTRTASMASLLSAALVPVMARGSAAPRSVVSYALLLAIAVWWTHRSNLARIVRREEFQVDWRRGRLPRRERAAEESPEDEG; this is encoded by the coding sequence ATGACCGCGCCGCTTCTGACGATCGCCGCCTACCTCATCGGGGCCTTTCCCACGAGCTACCTCGTCGGGCGCGCCTACGGGTACGACCTCCGGCGGGAGGGAAGCGGCAACCTGGGGTCCACGAACGCCTACCGGGTGCTCGGGTTCTTTCCGGCCGTGGGCGTGCTCGTCGTGGACCTGCTGAAGGGGTTCGTGCCCGTGTGGTTCTTCCCGATGTGGGACGGGCGTACGGGCGGCTGGGTGCTCGTGTACGGGCTCGCCGCGATTTCCGGGCATGTATGGCCCGTGTACACGAGATTCAAGGGAGGGAAGGGGGTGGCGACCGCCGCCGGAACGATGGCCGCGCTGGTTCCGGTGGCCGTGATCGTCGCCTTCTTCGTGTGGGTCGTGACGGTGATCCTCACGCGGACGGCCTCCATGGCGTCCCTCCTCTCCGCCGCCCTCGTGCCCGTCATGGCGCGCGGCTCGGCGGCGCCGCGATCCGTCGTATCCTATGCGCTCCTCCTCGCCATCGCCGTGTGGTGGACGCACCGCTCGAACCTCGCGCGGATCGTGAGGCGCGAGGAGTTCCAGGTGGATTGGCGCCGCGGCCGGCTTCCGCGCCGGGAGAGGGCGGCGGAAGAGTCCCCGGAGGACGAGGGGTGA
- a CDS encoding NAD(P)H-dependent glycerol-3-phosphate dehydrogenase: MSGQSVAVLGAGSWGTALADVLVRNGHDVRLWARDAAHAAAMRETGTNERYLPGIELGRPLAVTADLAEATDGTGFVLSVCPSHAVREVLRHAAPHLGDQILVSASKGIELGTHRRMSEVIVETLGEAAGSRTVVLSGPSFAEELLRGLPTAVVAASRSEAHALAVQSLFRNGYFRVYTQPDVDGVELGGALKNVIALAAGISDGLELGSNARAALINRGLAEIARLARHFGARETTLGGLAGLGDLVLTCTGRLSRNRSAGLAIGAGRRPSEVIGEMDQVVEGSRTARAAYELSRELDVEMPITSGVYSILYEDMAPREALARLMAREPKPERWG, encoded by the coding sequence GTGAGCGGGCAGAGCGTCGCCGTGCTGGGCGCGGGCAGCTGGGGCACGGCGCTGGCGGATGTCCTCGTGCGGAACGGCCACGACGTGCGGCTGTGGGCGCGGGACGCCGCACACGCCGCTGCGATGCGCGAGACCGGGACGAACGAGCGCTACCTGCCCGGAATCGAACTCGGCCGCCCCCTCGCGGTGACAGCGGACCTGGCGGAAGCGACGGACGGCACGGGGTTCGTTCTCTCCGTGTGCCCATCACACGCGGTGCGGGAGGTGCTGCGACATGCCGCGCCCCACCTCGGAGATCAGATCCTGGTCTCGGCCTCGAAGGGGATCGAGCTCGGGACGCACCGGAGGATGTCGGAGGTCATCGTCGAGACGCTGGGCGAGGCCGCGGGATCGCGCACGGTGGTCCTCTCGGGACCCAGCTTCGCGGAGGAACTCCTGCGCGGGCTTCCGACGGCGGTCGTCGCCGCAAGCCGGAGCGAGGCCCACGCGCTCGCCGTGCAGAGCCTGTTCCGCAACGGGTATTTTCGAGTGTACACGCAGCCGGACGTGGATGGCGTGGAGCTGGGCGGCGCCCTCAAAAACGTGATCGCGCTCGCGGCCGGGATCTCCGACGGGCTGGAGCTGGGGTCGAACGCGCGCGCGGCGCTCATCAACCGCGGACTCGCGGAGATCGCGCGGCTCGCCCGGCACTTCGGGGCACGGGAAACGACGCTCGGCGGCCTCGCCGGACTCGGGGACCTCGTCCTCACCTGCACCGGGCGGCTGAGCCGGAATCGCTCGGCCGGACTCGCGATTGGGGCGGGTCGCCGGCCTTCGGAAGTGATCGGAGAGATGGATCAGGTCGTGGAAGGCTCGCGGACCGCACGCGCCGCATACGAACTGAGTCGGGAGCTGGACGTGGAGATGCCGATCACGAGCGGTGTATATTCGATCCTGTACGAAGATATGGCGCCCCGGGAGGCGCTGGCGCGGCTGATGGCCCGGGAGCCGAAACCCGAGCGGTGGGGTTAG
- a CDS encoding MerR family transcriptional regulator, protein MSDRIAPKEYYSIGEVCEIADLKPHVLRYWETQFSALRPTKNRAGNRVYRPKQIQLVQLLRHLLYTERYTIEGARRKLDQLRAGGELAAEARVAWDRETIRDLRTEADELVQLLEDGGVG, encoded by the coding sequence GTGTCCGACCGCATCGCCCCGAAGGAGTACTACTCGATCGGAGAAGTGTGCGAGATCGCGGATCTCAAGCCGCACGTCCTCCGCTACTGGGAAACGCAGTTCTCGGCGCTTCGCCCGACGAAGAACCGGGCGGGCAACCGGGTGTACCGTCCGAAGCAGATCCAGCTCGTGCAGCTCCTGCGGCACCTCCTCTACACCGAGCGGTACACGATCGAGGGCGCGAGGCGCAAGCTCGATCAGCTGCGCGCGGGCGGGGAACTCGCGGCGGAGGCGCGCGTGGCCTGGGATCGGGAAACGATCCGCGACCTCCGGACGGAGGCCGACGAACTGGTACAGCTCCTCGAGGACGGCGGGGTCGGGTGA
- the surE gene encoding 5'/3'-nucleotidase SurE: MTEAGTPILLCTNDDGVKSPGLALLARVADAFGDVWTVAPDREQSATSHALSLFRPLRVTQLGPRRYMVDGTPTDCVLLALKEILETRPRFVLSGVNHGANMGEDVLYSGTVAAAMEATILGVPAIAFSFTGSDDRVLESYEALLGRLIATCLDRDSFPDETFFNINLPDRPAGEVEGITVTALGRRVYHDSLRRIHDEEGTEYFKIGGGRSAWSGRGDSDFRAVRAGFVSVTPLHLDLTNFELLNEVRSWRLGS; the protein is encoded by the coding sequence GTGACCGAAGCGGGAACACCCATCCTCCTGTGCACGAACGACGACGGCGTGAAGTCGCCGGGGCTCGCGCTGCTCGCCCGTGTGGCCGACGCGTTCGGCGATGTGTGGACGGTGGCGCCGGATCGGGAACAGAGTGCGACGAGCCATGCGCTCTCCCTCTTCCGTCCCCTCCGCGTGACGCAGCTCGGGCCGCGACGTTACATGGTGGACGGGACGCCGACCGATTGCGTGCTCCTCGCCCTCAAGGAGATCCTCGAGACCCGGCCGCGCTTCGTCCTCTCAGGGGTCAACCACGGCGCCAACATGGGCGAAGACGTGCTCTACTCCGGCACGGTGGCGGCGGCGATGGAGGCGACGATCCTGGGCGTGCCGGCGATCGCCTTCTCGTTCACGGGGAGCGACGACCGCGTCCTCGAGAGCTACGAGGCGCTGCTCGGCCGCCTCATCGCCACCTGTCTCGATCGGGATTCCTTTCCGGACGAGACCTTCTTCAACATCAATCTTCCCGACCGGCCGGCGGGCGAGGTGGAGGGGATCACGGTGACCGCGCTCGGGCGCCGCGTGTACCACGACTCGCTCCGCCGGATTCACGATGAGGAAGGGACCGAGTACTTCAAGATCGGAGGCGGGCGTTCGGCCTGGAGCGGCCGGGGGGACTCGGATTTCCGTGCCGTGCGCGCGGGTTTCGTCTCGGTCACGCCGCTCCACCTCGACCTGACGAATTTCGAGCTGCTGAACGAGGTGAGGTCGTGGCGGCTTGGAAGTTGA
- a CDS encoding protein-L-isoaspartate(D-aspartate) O-methyltransferase — protein sequence MAAWKLRGRDPAADYGRDRRRLVERLRERGVNDLAVLHAFDSVPRHAFVPDVMRARAYEDVPLPIGRGQTISSPTIHALSLEYAEIRPGHRVLEVGTGAGFQTALLAALGAEVYSIERIAPLYEAAARTLEGLGVEARLMHGDGSRGWPEYAPFQAIIVGAAAARPPEALFGQLADGGRLILPVGTRRQELRRYTRRGDDFVKETITGARFVPLIEGRGGGREASR from the coding sequence GTGGCGGCTTGGAAGTTGAGGGGGCGGGACCCGGCGGCGGATTACGGGCGCGACCGCCGTCGTCTCGTGGAACGGCTCCGGGAACGGGGCGTGAACGACCTGGCCGTCCTGCACGCGTTCGACAGCGTCCCGCGACACGCGTTCGTCCCTGACGTGATGCGGGCCCGTGCATACGAGGACGTGCCGCTCCCCATCGGCCGGGGACAAACGATTTCGAGCCCGACGATCCACGCGCTCAGCCTCGAATACGCCGAGATCCGTCCCGGGCATCGCGTCCTCGAGGTGGGGACGGGGGCGGGGTTCCAGACGGCGCTCCTCGCGGCGCTCGGGGCGGAGGTATACTCGATCGAACGGATCGCCCCCCTGTACGAAGCCGCCGCGCGCACGCTCGAGGGGCTCGGCGTGGAAGCGCGTCTCATGCACGGAGATGGGAGTCGGGGCTGGCCGGAATACGCTCCGTTCCAGGCGATCATCGTGGGTGCGGCCGCGGCCCGCCCGCCCGAAGCACTGTTCGGCCAGCTCGCCGATGGAGGCCGCCTCATCCTGCCCGTCGGCACCCGACGGCAGGAGCTGCGGCGCTACACGCGGCGCGGAGACGACTTCGTGAAGGAGACGATCACGGGCGCCCGTTTCGTCCCGCTCATCGAGGGGCGGGGCGGAGGCCGGGAGGCAAGCCGGTGA
- a CDS encoding DUF368 domain-containing protein — MRAWAGLYAKGLAMGLADLVPGVSGGTIAFISGIYDELVATIAGLDRRLLGVLREGGVRGVWQAGNLSFLAVLLAGIGTSVFAFAGLLHWLLANRPVELRAFFFGLVAASVLLVGRRVADRRAGIRILAAAGAVLAAVITSLPPLVRSDAPLLLAAAAAVAACAMVLPGISGAFILLLLGAYAPVIAALHSLDLVRLAFVSLGIVAGLLAFSRVLRRLLARHRTPTLAVLTGFLVGSLNALWPWKVRIRELYTHSDGRIEWLRANRWPEGAAEIWPAVALALLGAVAVLAIERIAGPRGPGRP; from the coding sequence GTGAGAGCCTGGGCCGGGCTGTACGCGAAGGGCCTCGCCATGGGGCTGGCGGATCTCGTGCCCGGGGTTTCCGGAGGGACGATCGCCTTCATCTCGGGCATCTACGACGAGCTGGTCGCGACGATCGCGGGTCTCGACCGCCGCCTGCTCGGGGTGTTGCGGGAGGGGGGAGTGCGCGGCGTCTGGCAGGCGGGCAACCTGAGCTTCCTCGCCGTCCTGCTCGCCGGCATCGGCACGAGCGTGTTCGCCTTCGCCGGGTTGCTGCACTGGCTGCTCGCGAACCGGCCCGTGGAGCTGCGGGCCTTCTTCTTCGGCCTCGTGGCGGCGTCCGTGCTGCTCGTCGGGCGGCGCGTCGCGGATCGCCGGGCCGGCATCCGGATCCTTGCCGCCGCGGGGGCCGTCCTCGCCGCCGTCATCACATCGCTGCCCCCGCTCGTCCGGTCCGATGCGCCCCTCCTTCTCGCGGCGGCCGCGGCCGTGGCGGCCTGCGCCATGGTCCTGCCCGGCATTTCCGGCGCCTTCATCCTCCTCCTCCTGGGGGCGTACGCACCCGTGATCGCGGCCCTCCACAGCCTCGACCTCGTCCGGCTCGCGTTCGTGAGTCTCGGGATCGTCGCCGGCCTGCTCGCGTTCAGCCGCGTCCTGCGGCGCCTCCTCGCGCGTCACCGGACACCCACGCTGGCCGTGCTCACGGGGTTTCTCGTCGGTTCTCTCAACGCGCTGTGGCCGTGGAAGGTGCGAATCCGCGAGCTGTACACGCACAGCGACGGCCGCATCGAGTGGTTGCGGGCGAACCGCTGGCCCGAGGGCGCCGCGGAAATCTGGCCGGCGGTGGCTCTCGCGCTCCTCGGGGCCGTCGCCGTCCTCGCCATTGAGCGCATCGCCGGCCCGCGCGGCCCCGGCCGCCCGTGA
- a CDS encoding tetratricopeptide repeat protein — translation MADALASGKTPDGGDGRQDAFVRSTFRLATWVNKNMRAVLVGAAGIAMVVVGIVYYTNFQASVREQAANELATLRMTATDPEMLIADLEAYVDRFDGVAAANEGRLLLARTYLDTERSVEAARVASTITEAPNRPVGLAGRTLLAAAQEASGDAETALATWEALGETARFAFQRREARASAARILASLGRLEEAETIFAAIAEEAAGEDPVEAGVYRLRLGEIKAQLAGSD, via the coding sequence ATGGCGGACGCGCTCGCCAGCGGCAAGACACCAGACGGAGGGGACGGTCGACAGGACGCTTTCGTCCGATCCACGTTCCGTCTGGCGACCTGGGTCAACAAGAACATGCGGGCGGTGCTGGTCGGGGCCGCCGGTATCGCGATGGTCGTCGTGGGCATCGTGTATTACACGAACTTCCAGGCTTCAGTGCGCGAGCAGGCGGCGAACGAACTCGCAACGCTGCGAATGACCGCGACCGACCCCGAAATGCTCATCGCCGACCTGGAAGCCTACGTCGACCGTTTCGACGGCGTGGCGGCGGCGAACGAAGGCCGGCTCCTCCTCGCCAGGACCTATCTCGACACGGAGCGGTCCGTGGAGGCCGCCCGGGTCGCGAGTACGATCACCGAGGCGCCGAACCGTCCCGTCGGACTCGCCGGCCGCACACTCCTCGCGGCGGCCCAGGAAGCGTCGGGAGACGCGGAGACCGCGCTCGCCACGTGGGAAGCCCTGGGAGAAACGGCGCGTTTCGCCTTCCAGCGCCGTGAGGCGCGCGCTTCCGCCGCGAGAATCCTCGCCTCGCTCGGCCGTCTCGAGGAAGCCGAAACGATCTTCGCCGCCATCGCCGAGGAAGCCGCCGGGGAGGACCCCGTGGAGGCAGGCGTCTACCGCCTCCGACTCGGGGAGATCAAGGCCCAACTCGCAGGGAGCGACTGA